GTACGGCGTACGGCTCCGGCCCGTCGAGTGTCCACCGTTCCGGGAACCACGCCGCCCCGTCCCCGTCCGCCGCGCCCTCTTCAGAAGGACCGGCCGCGCCGGTGCCCGCACCGAGGGTCAGCCGTGCCGCGTACGAACCGTCCGCCGCGATCGCGAATCCCGAACGCCGCACCCCCCGCTCCGGCGCGGCACACGAATCCGTCCCGGTCCGGCCCGGCACAGCACCCCGGTCCGGCCCGGCGTCCGTCACCACGCCCCCGCCCGGCGCCGGCCCTCCTTCCGGCACCGGACCCTCTCCCGTGTGCGCGCCCTCGATGAGACAGGCTGTCATCGCTCCGTCACCTCCGGCGACGACGCTAGGTTCGCGCCCGCCGCCGGACAACAGTGGAGGGACCGCTTCACACATAAGGGTGGCCGGGCCGGGATTCGGCCGTGGGGAGGTCGTGGCTGTGCTGAGAGGCGCGGCGTCGGCCCTTCGGAATCCGTCGGCCTTGGGAACCCGTCAGCCCTTCGGTGCCTTCGGGACCTTCAGCTTCGACCAGGAGGCCGGGCCGGGCGGCCATGTGGCGGCCGAGCCGGTGAAGCCCAGCTTGCGCTGGAACGCCTCATAGGAGGCGACGTCGCCGGAGCCGATGGTGTCCTTGTTCGTGCCGCTCTTGTACCGGTCGCAGCCGACGGCCACCAGGCGGTCGTGCATCCGGGCCACGACCGGACTCCTGCGGCCCTTGATGAACCAGGCGGTCCCGGGGAAGGTTTCGTACTGCTTCGTCCCCGAGGAGCCGGCGGGCGGTTTCGGGTCCGCCGGGAAACCGGGCCAGGAGCCCGGGTCCGTGTGGTCGTTCTCCGGGACGTGGGCGTGCGCGAACCAGCCGCCCCGGGTGCTCCAGATCTTTTCGTCCCGCTTCCCGGTGAAGCCGGTGGGCCGCCCCATCGGCCAGGAGTCGGCGACGCCCCAGGACGCCGCCCAGTCGCACAGCTTGTCCCAGCCCTCGCAGGGCGTGTTCACGAGGGACTCGTACACCTTGCCCTTCACCCGGCACCAGGGGAAGAAGAGTGCCTCCACCTGGATGACCACCGAGCCGGCCCGGTTGGTCCGGGTGCCGCCGGGGCCGTCCTTGAGAGACAGGGAGCGGGAGTTCGCCGGGAAGAACTGGGCGGTCTGCCCGGTGAACGGGTCCCAGAGGAGATGCGGCGCCACCGCCCGGCCGGAGGCGTTCTCCGCGAAGTACGAGCGGAGGTTGGCGTACGGGACGAGATCCTGGGGCTTCGCCCGGCTGGCGTTGCGGTCCCAGGTGATGTGGGCGATCGCCTTCGCCGGGCCCCCGTCGGTGGGGGCGACATCGCCGATCGGGAGTCGCTCGGCGCCTGGCATCCAGAGGTCGGGCACGGTGGCCTCCATGGGCGTGTGGTGTGGGTGCGTGGGGTGCGTGGGGTGCGCGGGTGCGTGCGGACATGCGGAGCCCCCTGTTCAACGGCCGAGCGGGCGCGGAATCACGGTTCGGACGGCCACGGGCGGACGCCGGGGCGATCGCGCAGGTGGCGGCCGTCCGAGGAGAACCGGACGGATGTTCAGGGCAGCCCCCCGATGTCCGCCGGGGCGGGGACGGGGGCAGGAGCGGGGGCCTCCAGAGGTACGGAGCCTGCGGCCGTTCCCCGACCTGTTCCCTGAGCCGTTCCGCGGGCCGTTCCCGGGGCCGCTCTCTCCGGGCAGATCCCCGATCCCGGTACCGCACCCGTCGTCCCGCGGCCCGCCACGTCCCGCGGCCGGGAGTCCTCGTGGCCCCCGGCCCCCGCTACCCCCGGCCATGGCCGGAGTGTCGTAGCCGACAGGTAGCCTTTGCCCCGTGCCCCGCCTGTCCGAAGTCCTCACCCAGCTCGACGCCCTCTGGCCGCCCGAGCGGGCCGAACAGTGGGACGCCGTCGGCACCGTCTGCGGCGATCCCGACGCCCCGGTGACCCGTGTCCTGATCGCCGTCGACCCCGTCCAGTCCGTCGTGGACGAGGCACTGCGGCTCGGCGCCGACCTGGTTCTCACCCACCACCCGCTCTATCTGCGCGGGACGACGACGGTCTCCGCCGGTACCTTCAAGGGCCGCGTGGTGCACACGCTCGTCAAGCACGACATCGCGCTGCACGTCGCGCACACCAACGCCGACAGCGCCGACCCCGGCGTCTCCGACGCCCTCGCCGGCGCGCTCGGCCTCCGCGTCGTACGCCCCCTCGTACCGGACCCGACCGACCCGGCCGGCCGCCGGGGGCTCGGCCGGGTCTGCGAACTCGACCGCCCCGCCACCCTCCGCGACTTCGCGGCCCGTGCCGCGCACCGGCTGCCCGCCACCGCGCAGGGCATCCGGGTGGCCGGCGACCCCGACGCCCTCGTCCGTACGGTCGCCGTCAGCGGCGGCTCCGGCGACAGCCTGTTCGACCACGTACGGGAGGCGGGCGTCGACGTCTTCCTCACCGCCGACCTGCGCCACCACCCCGTCTCCGAGGCCACGCAGCAGGCCGCGCGGCACGCACCGCTGGCCCTGGTCGACGCCGCGCACTGGGCCACCGAGTGGCCCTGGTGCGAACTGGCGGCCACCCAGCTCGACGAGATCTCCGACCGCCACGGCTGGGACCTCCGGGTCCATGTCTCGAAGACGGTCACCGACCCCTGGTCATCCCACCATTCCTCAGGAGCCCCCAACTGAACGCCGAACCCGCCGACCAGATCCGTCTTCTCGACGTACAGGCCCTCGATCTGCGACTCCAGCAGATCGCCCACCGGCGCGACTCGCTGCCCGAGCACGCCGAGATCGAGTCGCTGACCAAGGACCTCACGCAGTTGCGGGACCTGCTGGTCGCCTCGCAGACCGAGGAGAGCGACACCGCGCGCGAGCAGACGAAGGCGGAGCAGGACGTCGACCAGGTCCGCCAGCGCTCGGTACGCGACCAGCAGCGTCTCGACTCCGGCGCCGTCAGCTCGCCCAAGGACCTGGAGAACCTCCAGCGCGAGATCGTCTCCCTGGCCAAGCGCCAGGGGGATCTGGAGGACGTCGTCCTGGAGGTCATGGAGCGCCGCGAGTCCGCGCAGGAGCGCGCCGCGGAACTGACCGGGCGGGTCTCCTCCGTGCAGGCCAAGACGGACGACGCCGTCGCGCGCCGTGACGCGGCGGCGGAGAAGCTGGGCGCCGAGGAGGCGACGGCGACCAAGGAGCGCGAGACCGTGTCGGCGACGATCCCCGCCGACCTGCTCAAGCTGTACGAGAAGCTGCGCGTGCAGCAGGGCGGCGTCGGCGCGGCCCGTCTCTACCAGCGCCGTTGCGAGGGCTGCCGGCTGGAGCTCAACATCACCGAGGTCAACGAGGTGAAGGCGGCGAGCCCCAGCACCGTCCTGCGGTGCGAGAACTGCCGCCGGATCCTTGTCCGTACCTCCGAATCGGGTCTGTAGATGCCGTCCTTCGTCGTCGAGGCGGACGGCGGGTCGCGGGGCAACCCGGGCCCGGCGGGTTACGGCGCCGTCGTCATCGACGCGATGACCGGGCAGACGCTCGCCGAGGCCGCCGAGTACATCGGTGTCGCCACCAACAACGTCGCCGAGTACAAGGGCCTGATCGCCGGGCTGAAGGCGGCGAAGGCGCTCGACCCGGGCGCCGACGTGCACGTCCGGATGGACTCCAAGCTCGTCGTGGAGCAGATGTCGGGCCGCTGGAAGATCAAGCACCCGGACATGAAGCCGCTCGCCGCCGAGGCCGCGCGGGTCCTGCCCGCCGGGCAGGTGC
Above is a window of Streptomyces sp. NBC_01498 DNA encoding:
- a CDS encoding peptidoglycan-binding protein, with product MEATVPDLWMPGAERLPIGDVAPTDGGPAKAIAHITWDRNASRAKPQDLVPYANLRSYFAENASGRAVAPHLLWDPFTGQTAQFFPANSRSLSLKDGPGGTRTNRAGSVVIQVEALFFPWCRVKGKVYESLVNTPCEGWDKLCDWAASWGVADSWPMGRPTGFTGKRDEKIWSTRGGWFAHAHVPENDHTDPGSWPGFPADPKPPAGSSGTKQYETFPGTAWFIKGRRSPVVARMHDRLVAVGCDRYKSGTNKDTIGSGDVASYEAFQRKLGFTGSAATWPPGPASWSKLKVPKAPKG
- a CDS encoding Nif3-like dinuclear metal center hexameric protein, translated to MPRLSEVLTQLDALWPPERAEQWDAVGTVCGDPDAPVTRVLIAVDPVQSVVDEALRLGADLVLTHHPLYLRGTTTVSAGTFKGRVVHTLVKHDIALHVAHTNADSADPGVSDALAGALGLRVVRPLVPDPTDPAGRRGLGRVCELDRPATLRDFAARAAHRLPATAQGIRVAGDPDALVRTVAVSGGSGDSLFDHVREAGVDVFLTADLRHHPVSEATQQAARHAPLALVDAAHWATEWPWCELAATQLDEISDRHGWDLRVHVSKTVTDPWSSHHSSGAPN
- a CDS encoding zinc ribbon domain-containing protein — encoded protein: MNAEPADQIRLLDVQALDLRLQQIAHRRDSLPEHAEIESLTKDLTQLRDLLVASQTEESDTAREQTKAEQDVDQVRQRSVRDQQRLDSGAVSSPKDLENLQREIVSLAKRQGDLEDVVLEVMERRESAQERAAELTGRVSSVQAKTDDAVARRDAAAEKLGAEEATATKERETVSATIPADLLKLYEKLRVQQGGVGAARLYQRRCEGCRLELNITEVNEVKAASPSTVLRCENCRRILVRTSESGL